ACACGGCCACGATGCCGGTCGCGCTCGAACGGTACACCGACGACCGCTCGATCGGTCCGAGTCTCGGCCCGGCGACGGCGATGGGCACAGTATTGTTGGCGGTCACGACCGTCAGTTTCGTACTGATCGACCGCGTCGGCGGGATGTGGGAGTGATGACTGGATCCGACGCTGGCGTCGAAGTAGAGGGCCTTACGGTCTCGTTCGGTGAGGTCGACGCGCTGTCAGAGGTATCCGTCGCCGTCGACGACGGCGAGTTCTTCACGCTCGTCGGCCCCTCGGGCTGCGGGAAGACGACGCTGTTGCGCGCGCTGGCCGGCCTGGAGACGCCGACGGCAGGCCGGGTCCGCATCGACGACCGCGACGTGACCGACGACCCGCCCGAGGACCGCGGCGTCGGGATGGTCTTCCAGAACTACGCCCTCTTCCCCCACATGACCGCCCGCGAGAACGTCGCCTACGGGTTGCAGTTCCACGACCTCCCCGAATCCGACGACGAGCGCGTCGACGAGATGCTCGACCTCGTGGATCTGAAAGCCGTCGCCGACCGCGAACCCGACCAGCTCTCGGGGGGCCAGCGCCAGCGGATCGCGCTCGCCCGGGCGCTGGCACCGAAACCCGACGTACTCCTGCTCGACGAACCGCTGTCGGCACTGGACGCCCGGCTTCGCAAGCGGCTCCGGGTCCAGATCCGGACGATCCAGCGCGACCTCGGGATCACGACGGTGTACGTCACCCACGATCAGGCGGAGGCGCTGGCGATCAGCGACCGCGTCGCCGTCGTCCGCGACGGGGAGATCGAACAGGTCGGGACCCCGGAAGCGGTGTACCGCGAGCCGGCCACCCGCTTCGTCGCGGAGTTCGTCGGCGACAACAACGTCTTCGACGGCGTCGTTGGCGAGTCGGGTGATCGACTCGCCGTCGACGGAACGGCGACGCTCCCGCTCCCGCCCGATATCGACGCGACGGCGGGCGAGTCGTTGACGGTCTCGATCCGCCCGGAGTCGATCACGCTCCGCGAACGGGAGGGCCCAGCAACCGACCGGAACGGATCGAGGGTCGACGAGACGGATCCGGGAGGTGCGGTGACCCGGCCCGCGACCGTCGAGACCGTCGAGTACCTCGGGGACGCCTACCGGGTTCACTGCCGGTGGGACGGTCGGCCGGTCACCGTCAAGACCGCCGGGACGAGCGCGCCCGAGGGGGGCGTCTCGCTCCGGTTCGAGCCGGACGCCGTTCACGTCCTCTCGACCGAACGTCGGGGCGAGCGGACAGAGGTGAACCATGACTGACCTGGGGAAGATCGACCGCGACGTGTTCCGGGAGGTGATCTACCCGTCGCTGGGCGCGACGCGGGACGACGTGACGCTGGGCCCACAGCACGGCGTCGACTTCGGCGTCATCGAGGTGGGAGATCGAGCGATCGCCATCGCCACAGACCCGATCTCGCTGCTCCCGGAACTCGGGCTGGAGCGGGCGGGTCGGCTGGCGCTGGAGATCGTGCTGGCCGACGTGGCCGTCTCGGGAATCGCGCCGACGCACCTGGCGATCAGCCTGACGCTCCCCCCGGACTGGAGCGACGAGGACCTGGCCGCGGTGTGGGGTGGACTCGCAGACCACGCCGAGCGGCTGGGCGTGAGCATCGTCACGGGACACACGGCGCGGTACCCCGGCGTCGACAGTTCGTGGGTCGGCGGCGCGACGGTGCTGGGCGTCGGCGATCCCGAGGACGTGGTCCGACCCGACGGCGCGAGCGCCGGTGACGACCTCGTCATGACAACGGGACCGGCAGCGGAGCTGACGGGGCTGTTCGCGACGCTGTTTCCGGAGCAACTGGGCCTCGACGCCGAGACCGTGGCGACCGCACAGGAACGGGTCGACGACATCGCGGCCGTCGCTGACGCCCGCGCGGCGTTCGAGGCGGGCGGCGTCACCGCGATGCACGACGCGACCGAGGGCGGCGTCGCCGGCGGGCTGACCGAGATGGCCCGCGGCGCAGGCGTCCGGTTCGAGATCGAGGGCGACCGGGTGCCGAGCGCGCCCGGTGTCGAAGCCGTCTGTGACGCGGTCGAGCTCGATCCGTGGACCGTGACCAGTGCCGGCACGCTCCTGATCACGGTCGAGTCGGGGTCGGGCGAAGCGGTCGCAGAGGCGGTGCGGCGGAACGGGACGCCCGCGGCCGTCGTCGGCTCCGTGACCGACGGCGAAGGCGTCGTCGTCGACGGCGAGGCGATCGAGCCGCCGGACGGCGATCCCGCGTGGGAGGTCTTCGACCGGTTCTCGTGAGGGATTTTCAGGTCCGCAGGGCGGCCCGGGTCAGCACCGAGAGGCCGAACGGGACCCAGCAGGCCGTCAGTGCGACGACGCCGACCAGCGAGACGATGCCGACCGCTGGTAATGCGAGCAGTACCGCGGGAGCCAGCAGGCCCCAGCCGCCGAACACGACCATCCCGACCTCGGGTATCGAGAGGAGATACGCGATCACGAACAGCGTACAGAGCCCGACGACGAGGTTGACGAGTGCCGGGAACGCGGGGAACAGCGAGGCGAACAGGAACACGGGGTAAAAGGCGAACATCGTCCCGACCTGAATGATCGACTGGGGTGTCAGCGGGACCCGAACGCGGTCGAAGGACTGTTCTTTGTAGTCGGTCCGGGTCGCGTACCCGTCCGCCGTCGCCGCACCGGCGCTGGCCCCGCCGGGTTGGCTGCCCGTTTGCCGCCAGTCGGTCGCGCCGTCGGCGGCCTGGGCCGTGGCATCCTCGGTAGCCGTCGATCCGTTCGCTCCGTCGTCCGACGTCCCCGCGGTATCGGCCGCCGCGGATCCACCGGTGTCGCTGGCCGTCGTGGATCCGCGGGCGTCGGCAGACCCGCTCCCGCCGGACTGAGTTGCGGTTCGGTCGGCGTCACGACGGGACGAGTGATCGGTGGGGTCGGACCCACCGGACTCGTCAGCCCAACCCGAACCGTCGACGTACTGGCGGTGGCCGAGCCGGTCGTAGCGAGCGCGTTCCTCGGGGTCGGTCAGTACCTCCTTGGCTCGCGTGACGCGTCTGAACTGTGTCTCGGCGTCGGGGGCGTCGCTCACGTCGGGATGAGTCTCCTTGGCCTTCTCGCGGTAGGCCGCCCGAATCTCTTCGCGGGACGCGTCGGGCGAGACGTCGAGCACGTCGTAGAACGTGGGTTGGGCGTGCATCGGAGGGGTCTGGTTGGGGTGGTTGCGGGGCACACCGAGCAGGGGGTCGGTGGGGTTCGTTCACACGAATTAACGGGAGCGCGATGATAAATCTCACCCCACGTTCTCGCGGGTGATAGCGGCCGACCGGGAACCTATTTGGCGACACCGACCCGAGTCGGCGTATGGTCTCGGAGCTTTTCGACGACGACCGCTGGGAAGCGGTCGAGGAGTTCGATTTCGAGGACATCACCTACCACCGCGCGGCCGACACCGGCGCGGTCCGCATCGCCTTCGACCGGCCGGCGCTTCGGAACGCCTTCCGCCCGCCGACCGTCGACGAACTCTACGTCGCGCTGGACCACGCCAAGCGCCAGACCGACGTCGGCTGTGTCCTCCTGACCGGCAACGGCCCCTCGCCGAAGGACGACGGCTGGGCGTTCTGTTCCGGTGGGGACCAGACCGTGCGGGGGCCGGACGGGTATCAGTACGACGAGGAAGGAAAGACCGGGCGCCTGCACATCCTCGAAGTCCAGCGGCTGATCCGCTTCATGCCCAAACCCGTCATCTGCGTGGTGCCGGGGTGGGCCGTCGGCGGCGGCCACTCGCTGCACGTCGTCTGTGACATGACGCTGGCCAGCGAGGAACACGCGAAGTTCCTCCAGACCGACCCGGACGTGGCCTCCTTCGACGCCGGCTTCGGCTCGGCCCTGCTCGCCCAGCAGATCGGCCAGAAGAAGGCCCGCGAGGTCTTCTTCCTCGGGAAGACCTACGACGCCGAGGAGGCCGAGGAGATGGGCATGGTCAACGAAGTGGTTCCCCACGAAGAACTGGAGGAAGTCGCGCTGGCCTGGGCCGAGGCGATCAACACCAAGTCCCCCACCGCGATCCGGATGCTCAAGTACGCGTTCAACCTCGCCGACGACGGGCTGGTCGGTCAGCAGATCTTCGCCGGCGAGGCGACCCGGCTGGGTTACATGACCGAGGAGGCCCAGGAGGGCCGGGACGCCTTCGTCGAGGGCCGGGAACCCGACTTCTCCGACTTCCCCTGGCACTACTGAGCCGGCTCAGTCGGAGGCGTGTTCGGGTTCGGTCGCGGTGCGGTCCTCCCAGCGGTCGAAGGCCCGCATGACGGGGCTGGCCGTGATCCCGTGGAGGACGACCGATGACAATACGACGAAGCCGACGAGCGCCCAGAGTCTGTCGGCGGCGACAACCAGTTCCATTTCGGCGAAGGTGGCCTCGTTGAGGGCATAGGAGAGGTAGTAGAACGAGCCGATCCCGCGGATGCCGTAGCTCGCGACGACGGCCCGGGCAGGCCAGGAGAGCTTCGAGCCCAGCAGGCCGAGCAAGCCAGCGACTGGACGGACCACCAGCAACATCGCGAGTCCGAGCCCGATCTCGACGGGTGTCAGTGGCGAGAGCAGGCCGCCGGCGATCGCACCGCCGAACAGGACGAGGACGACGGCCATGAGCAGGCGCTCGACCATGACGGCGAAGTCGTGGAGCGTCCGGTGGTAGTCGGACTCCCACTCGAAGTGTCTGAGGACGAGCGCGGCGACGAACACCGCGATGAAACCGTAGCCGCCGAGCAGTTCGGTGACACCGTAGACGACGAGCGTCGCCGCCAGCGCCTCCGCGCCCGCCATCGCGTCGGCGACGTGTGAGGAGGCCGGGAGCCGAAAGACGACGAGTCCGGCGGCATAGCCCAGCGCGTAGCCCACGACGACCCCGACGACGATCTCGTAGGCCACGTGGTAGCCGAGCCACTCGCCGAGCCAGGAGAACGAGGCCGGACTCGCCGCGGCGGCCAGCAAGATGGCGAGATTCGTGAAGGGAAAGGCTAGCCCGTCGTTCAGGCCGGCTTCGGAGGTGAGCGCGAACCGGACCGACCGCTCCTGTGGATCCTCGGCCGGTTCGGCCACCTCGTCGTGGTCGACGCGCGTCGGGTCGAACTCGACGGCGTCGTCATCGTCCGGATCGGTCCCGTCGTGGACCGGATCGACGTCGTCGTATCTCTCGGCCTCGGCTTTCTCGACGTGGGTGAGAGGTTCGCCGGCGTCCACGTCGGAGGCGAGCACGGGATCGGTCGGCGCCAGCACGGCTCCTAGCAGGACAGCGGTTGCGATGTCCAGTCCGAGGACGCCCCGCCCCAACACGACAGCCGCGGCGATGGTGAGCACCATCGTGATCCCCAGCAACCGCCAGGTCGTCCCCCAGCCCTGCCAGGAGAACGGGCGGTCGATCTTCAGCCCGGCACCGATCAGGGAGACGATGACGACCAGTTCCGTCAGGTGCTCGGCGAGGGCCGGTGTGCCGGCTGGATCGGGGAACCCCACGCCGTGTGGCAGCGAGAAGAGGACGAAGCCGGCGGCGACGTAGATGATCGGCAAGGAGAGTGGCTGGTCCATCAGCAGACGGGGGAGGAGGACGGCCGCGAAGATGGCGATGCCGACGATGACCAGACCGACGAAGTATGTCTCGACCATCCGTCCCCACGTCACCGTATATCCGTGTAACACCTCGGACGCGGCACGTCACTCCGGTGGTATCGGGGACGGAGTCGGAACGGACGCACACTCGATCCGCAACCACAGGAGTCCCAAACGTCGTGACCCTGAGCCGACCGTTTTCCGACTGGCCGTCGTATCTGCATCCGATGACCACCGAGATCCAGCGCCGACTCGGCTACCGATTCCGGAGCGCCGTCGGACCGTGGATCGACCGGGCTGCACAGACCGTCGGCGAACCGGTGACCCGCGTCCGGACCGCCGGCTACGCCGGCACGGCCCGCTGTCCCGTCGAGGACCTCGAAGCCGAACTCGCCGAACTCGGGTTCGGGTGGGATCCGATAGCACTCTATCACTTCACGCCGGTGGGGACGCCCGCCGACGGGAGCTGGGTCTACCGGCAGTCGCCGTTCGCCGACCGACAGCTCCACGTCGTGCTGTTCGCGCAGGAACGGGACCGCGTCGACCTGTACGCCCACGACGAGCCGAACTGGCTCCGCCACCCCATCGCACACGCCCGCCAGACCGACATCGAACACGAGCGTGGGGCCGCGCAGATGCGCCGGCACCTCACCGGCGTCGACGTGCCGGTCGAACGGGAATCGCTGGTCCGTCGGAAGGTCAGCCACGCCGTCCAGCGACTGCGGGACCCGGACGCTCGCGGGCTCCAGTTGCCGCTCTGAGAGGCGTCCGTCGTCGTACGTCGGGCCCCCGTCTGACCGGCGTGTCCCGCCGTCGCATCCGGAGGGCTAACCTTCACACGGCTGGACACCCTACGATGAACACGATGGCAACGGCAGACGCGGAGGTATCGCGCACGGAAGCGTGGCTGATGGCCGCGAGACCGCAGACCCTGCCCGCGGGGGGGGCCCCGGTCGTCGTCGGGACGGGGCTGGCGCTACACGCCAACGTATTCGCGCCAGTTGCAGCTATCGCCGCGCTCCTGGGTGCGCTCCTCCTGCAGGTGGGGACCAACTTCGCGAACGACTACTACGACGCCGTCAAGGGGACCGACTCGGCAGACCGCGAGGGGTTCACCCGGGTGACCGCCGGCGGTCTGATCGAACCCGCCCGCGTCAAGCAGGCGATGGCCGCGACGTACGCACTGGCGGTCGTCGTGGGGCTCTATCTCGTCTACGTCGGCGGCCTCCCGATCCTCGTGGTCGGGCTCTCCAGCATCGTCGCCGGCGTGGCCTACACCGGCGGTCCCTACCCCTACGGCTACCGCGGGCTCGGCGACCTGTTCGTCTTCCTCTATTTCGGCGTGATCGCCGTCGTCGGGACCTACTACGTGCAGGCAGCAACCTCCCTCCCGACCGTCCAGCCCCTCGCGATGGGGATCCCCGAGGGGACCGTCACCGCCGCGGCGCTGGTGGCGAGTCTCCCGGCGGCCGGGCTCTCGACCGCGATCCTGATCGCGAACAATATCCGGGATCGCGAGGAGGACGCCGACGCGGGCAAGCGGACCCTGGCAGTGATGTTCGGCTACACGTTTAGCCGGATCGAGTGGCTGGCGATGACCGGGATGGCCTACGTCGTGCCCGTCCTGTTCGCGCTGGATCCGGCCTTCGGACTCCCCGCGCTCGCGCCCCTCGTGACGCTCCCGCTGGCGGTGAAAGTCGGGGCGACGATCCTGGACCGGACCGACGGCGCGGCCCTGAACCCGGCGCTCGAACGCACCGGGCAGTTGCTGGCGGCCCACTCGGCGCTGTTCGCGGCCGGTCTCGCACTCGCATGATCGACATCGAACCCTACCACCTGACCCTGGCACGCCCGCTCTCGACTGCTCGCGGCGAGATCGAGGAGCGCGAGGGCTTCCTCGTCAGGATCCAGTACGCCGATCAGGTGGGAGTGGGCGAGGCCGCGCCGCTTCCCGGCTGGACCGAGTCGCTGGAGACTTGCCGGGAGGCCCTGGAGTACGCCCCCGAACTCGCCCGCGACGAGGACTGGGGGGTCACACTCGGCGAGACCTCCGCGCCGGCGGCCCGCCACGCGCTCGCGCTGGCGCTGTCCGACGCCCGGGCGAAGCTGAACAACACGCCGCTGTACCGCTATCTCGGCAACGAGCGACTCGTCCGCCGGGTACCCGTGAACGCGACCGTCGGCGACGCGGACGCCGAGACGACCGCACGGCTGGCGGTCGAGGCCGTCGAGAACGGCTTCGACTGCGTGAAGGTCAAGGTCGGCGCACGGTCCGTGGAGGCGGACGCCGACCGCCTGCGGCGGGTGAGAGAGGTCGTCGGCGACGACGTGGAGCTCCGGGCCGACGCCAACGGCGCGTGGGACCGCGAACAGGCCGAGAACGCACTCGACGCCGTCGAACCGCTCGATCTGGAGTACGTCGAACAGCCCATGCCGGCCGAGGAAGTGGCCGCCCACGCGGGCCTCCGGAACGGGGGCAACGAGGTGCCCATCGCGCTCGACGAGTCGCTGGTCGAGCGCCCCGTCACCGACCTGCTGGCCGCCGAGGCGGCCGACTACCTCGTCCTCAAGCCGATGGCGCTGGGCGGCCCCGACAGGGCGAGAAACGCCGCCCGGCAGGCCAGACAGGCCGGCGTGACCCCCGTGATATCGACGACGATCGACGGCGTCGTCGCGCGCACCGCCGCGGTCCACGTCGCCGCCGCCGTGCCGGAGATTCCGGCCTGCGGGCTGGCGACCGCCGACTGGCTGGCCGACGACCTCGGCCCCGATCCCGCGACGGTCGCGGACGGGCAGATCGAAGTCCCACAGGCCAAGGGGCTGGGCGTCTATCTCGGGGACGAGTGATGGACTGGCCGACCAAGGACCTCGTCGCCGCCCGCGCCGCCGCGACACCCGACCGGATCGCCGTGATCGACGCCGACCGCGACGCGTCTCGAACGTACCGCGAGTACGACGCCGCGGTGGGCCGCAAGGCGACTGCCCTCGCCGCGCTGGCCGGAGCCGACCCCGACCGGATCGCCCTGTTGCTGGACACCCGGCCGGCGTTCGCCGACCTCTTTTTCGCCGCGATGCGACTCGGTGCCACCGTCGTCCCGCTGAACGTCCGGCTGACGCCCACCGAGTTGACCGAGCGGATCGCCCGCACCGATCCAGACGTACTGGTCTGTGAGAAAGAGACGGCGGGGACGGCCCGCGACGTGTTCGACGGTCCCGTGGCGTCGGTCGACGAGTCCGAGGATGACGACGTGCAAGCGCTGAGCGACGTGGAAGGCGCACCCGTCGAACCGGCGTCGCTGACCGCCGACACGGAACAGCTGATCATGTTCACGTCGGGGACGACCGGCCGGCCGAAAGGGGTTCGGCTGACCGTCGGGAACCTCGTCGCGAGTGCGACGGCCTCGGCCTTCCGTCTGGGGGTCTCGCCGGGTGATCGGTGGCTCTGCTGTCTCCCGACCTACCACATGGGCGGGCTCGCACCGGTCGTCCGGTCGGCGCTGTACGGTTCGACGGTCGCGATCCAGCGCGAGTTCGACGCAGAAGCGACCGCGGCCGTCCTCGACGAGTACGGGATAACGGGCGTCTCGCTCGTCCCGACGATGCTCTCGCGGTTGCTCGACGCGGGCTGGTCCCCCGCCGAGTCGCTGCGGTTCGTCCTGCTCGGGGGCGCACCCGCCACGGACGAGTTGCTCGCGCGCTGTCGGGACCTCGGCGTTCCAGCCCACCCGACCTACGGGATGACCGAGACGGCCTCTCAGATCGCCACGGCGGCGCCCGAACAGACAAGTTCCCACGAAGGAACCGTCGGCCAGCCGCTCGTGAACACCACGGTGACGGTCGTCGACGAGGACGGCGATCCGGTCGCACCGGGCGAAACCGGCGAGATCGTCGTCTCCGGCCCGACGGTGACGCCGGGGTATCTCGATCCCGAGGTGACCGAGGCCGCGTTCGGCGAGCTCGGCCTGCACACCGGCGACGTGGGGTCCCGCGACGAGGACGGGCGGCTGTGGATCCACAACCGCCTCGACGACCGGATCGTCACCGGGGGCGAGAACGTCGACCCCGGCGAGGTCGTCGCGGTCCTCCGGGACCACCCTGCGGTCGAAGAGGCCGCCGTGGTGGGACTGGACGACGAGGAGTGGGGCGAGCGCGTCGCCGCGCTGGTGGTGCCGATTGCGGGGCGATCCCCGTCGACCGAGGAGATCGAGATCCACTGCCGGGAGCGACTGGCCGGGTTCAAACTCCCGCGGACGGTCGGGTTCGCCGAGGAACTCCCGCGAACAGCCTCGGGCACTGTGGATCGGGACGCCGTGCGGGAGCGCCTGCGCGACCGCCGGGAGTGACCGGAGGAGGTACCGCCCGCTCACCGACCGCTTAAGCGGCCGGAGCCACTACGGAGGCCCGTGTGTACACTCGTTCTCGCCTGGCAGGTGTTCGCCGACACGCCCGTCGCCGTCGCGGCCAACCGCGACGAGATGGTCGACCGCCCCTCGGAGCCACCGCAACGGCTCGAAGACGACCCTGCAGTCGTCGCACCGCGTGACTCCGAGGCCGGCGGGACCTGGATCGGACACAACGAACACGGCCTGTTCGTCGGCATCACGAACCGCTGGACCGACGCCGAACTGGCGGGCGGTCGCTCCCGCGGCCTGCTCACCCGTGACGCCCTGCGGAAGGAGAGCGCGGAAGCGGCCGCCCGTTTCGTGGAGAGCGAGGTCCGCGACCACGAGTTCGACGGGTTCAACCTCGTCGTCGCCGACGAGAACGCCGCTCTCCTGCTGGAGTGGGACGGTCAGCTCGCGGTCCGGAACTTCCAGCCGGGCGTCCACGTCGTCGTCAACGTCGGCGCCGCCGGGGACGTACGGATTCCAGAGGAACGCCCCGAGGAGAGTCGCCAGCAGGCCGACAACGCCGCCGCGGTACAGACGGAACTCCGGCCCGAACCCGGCGAGCAAGCCGGCGCGTGGATCGAGCGCGCCGCCGACGTGATCGCCGACCACGAGTACGGCGTCTGTATTCACCGGGATCGGTTCGGGACGCGTTCGTCGTCGCTTCTGACCATCGGCTCGGAAGGGAGTCGCTACCGGTTCGCGGACGGGCCGCCCTGCGAGACGGAGTATCGTCGCGTCGAAAGCCAAATTTAAACCACAGACGGTCCCAGAGGTGGGTATGGTTACGCCCGAATCCGAACTCACCGAGGACGAGCGCGGCGGCCTCGAACTCGTCCGGGAGACCGGTGGCATTCACCAGAGCGAGTTCTGGAAGGAACTCGACGTCTCCTCCCGCAAGGGGAGCCGTATCGTCGAGTCGCTGGCCGACAAGGGGCTCATCCAGCGCGAGGAGACAATCTACGAGGGCCACAACACCTACCACCTCACCCCCGCGCCACGCGATCTCGACTTCTCCCTGTTGATGGCCGGCGACATGCTCTCCCCGTTCATCGGCGACGAGGAAGTCGACCCCCACTCCGACGCTTTCTCCCAGTGGGTCATGAACCTCGCCTACGAGGAGTAACTGTCATCCGGCTGGTGTGAGAACCGGCGGGTATGGTCGCCCGTGGCTGGTCCCCCACCGAACGAACGCGCACCGGCTTCTATCTCGTCGTCGGACTCCTGCTGGTGCTGAACCCGCTCGCCGTCCAGGCGTTCGATCTGGGTGGGCCGCGACACCAGTACCGCGCCTCCGAGGTCACTGTCCTGTCCGACCGGATCGGGTTCGCGGACGCCGGTGCTGCCGGTGTCTCGATGGTCAGCGGTGTCGACGGTATCGCCTGTTCCACGTTCACCGTCTCGACTCCGTGGCGGTGTACCCTCGAAGCACACGTAGCCGGAACCGGGAACGTCAGCATCACCGCCACCCGGTACGATTCGCCCCCGAGAGAGCCGTTCGTCCGTCTCGACGGGGAGTACTACCGACGAGTCGTCGAGCAGCGCAACGACTCGACGACGCTGTCGTACGAACCCGTCTCCCCCCGGACCGTTCTCGAAAGCGTCGGTGATGACGTCGAGTCGGCTCGCGATCCGGTCTCCCGAGCCGTCCGGTCGGGGACGGCGCGCTCGACGCTCGAAATCGAAACCGGTCGACTTCTCCGGGACGGTGACCAGTATTACTACGTTAGCAGGATCGGGAGCACCGATGGCGTCCCCGGCCGCTGGGGCCTCTCCGCCATGGGCGCGCTGGTCGGCCTCGTGCTGCTGGCTCGTGGCCACCGGCTCCGCATCGAACGCCGGATCAGTGACTGACCCGAGATAATGACAATCGGACAACTTGAATCGCCACGCAGCGACGGTCTGAGGGTTGCTCCCTTCATTACATTCATTATCGTGGACGAATTTAACGGACACCATGGGGATTGGTGACGTGAGTCGTGTCGAGACGGGGAGTTGTACCGACCTGTACTACGTCGATCCCGGGGTCTACGAAGCGCCGGGGCACACGTCGGTCTACGTGCTGGACGGCGAGCGGCCGACGATAGTCGAATCGGGGATCGGCAAACACACCGACCGTGTGCTGGCCGCGCTGGACGAACTGGGGATCGCCCGCGAGGAGATCGAGGTGCTCGCGCTGACCCACGTCCACCTCGATCACGCCGGTGGTGCCGCGGAGATCGCCGCCGCCTGCCCGAACGCGGAGGTGGTCGTCCACGAACGGGGCGCGTCCCACCTCGTGGATCCGTCGATGCTCGTCAGCGGGACGAAACGGGTCGTCGGCGAGTCCGGCTGGCAGTTCTACGAGGCACCGGATCCGGTCCCAGAGGCCCGGATCCGAACGGTGACCGACGGTGACGTAGTCGATCTCGGGGACCGCGAACTGATCGTCCACCACGCGCCGGGCCACGCGACCCACCAGGTGATGTACCACGATCCGGCCGACGACGCGGTGTTCACCGCGGACGTGCTGGGCTGTTTCTACGAACCGCTCGACACCGCCCGCGTGGCGACGCCGCCGCCCACGTTCGACCTCGACCAGTGTCTCGCCGACGTCGAGACCCTCCGCGGGATCGACGCCGAGACGCTGCTGTACAGTCACTTCGGCCCGCGCCCCGCCGACGGTGCGCTCGACGCCTACGCCGACGTACTGAAGGCGTGGGTCGCCCGTGTCGCACAGGCCCGTCGGGAGCGCGAGGACGACCGCGCCGCGTTCAAACACCTGCTTGACCGCAACGACGTGCCGGCGGACTGGAGCGACGATCTGGAGTACGGCGAACTTCGGATGAACTTCTCGGGCGCGGTGGCCTATCTGGACCAGCGGGACGGGGCTGTCGACGACCGGGAACGCCAGACCGCGGAGTGAGACACTCAGGGAGCCACCACGACGGTCTTTCCGGGAGGCCGATATCCCGGAGTCGATTGGCGCCGAGTGGTTCGCAAGCACGTCGGTTCGGATACGTAGCCACATCGCAAATTTACGGACACACGACGTGTACGGACGACTGACGAGGATATTCGCAGTTGGTTTAATGAGGGTTCCGACCGAAGAATACGGTGATGT
This Halorientalis sp. IM1011 DNA region includes the following protein-coding sequences:
- a CDS encoding ABC transporter ATP-binding protein, which codes for MTGSDAGVEVEGLTVSFGEVDALSEVSVAVDDGEFFTLVGPSGCGKTTLLRALAGLETPTAGRVRIDDRDVTDDPPEDRGVGMVFQNYALFPHMTARENVAYGLQFHDLPESDDERVDEMLDLVDLKAVADREPDQLSGGQRQRIALARALAPKPDVLLLDEPLSALDARLRKRLRVQIRTIQRDLGITTVYVTHDQAEALAISDRVAVVRDGEIEQVGTPEAVYREPATRFVAEFVGDNNVFDGVVGESGDRLAVDGTATLPLPPDIDATAGESLTVSIRPESITLREREGPATDRNGSRVDETDPGGAVTRPATVETVEYLGDAYRVHCRWDGRPVTVKTAGTSAPEGGVSLRFEPDAVHVLSTERRGERTEVNHD
- a CDS encoding AIR synthase family protein, with protein sequence MTDLGKIDRDVFREVIYPSLGATRDDVTLGPQHGVDFGVIEVGDRAIAIATDPISLLPELGLERAGRLALEIVLADVAVSGIAPTHLAISLTLPPDWSDEDLAAVWGGLADHAERLGVSIVTGHTARYPGVDSSWVGGATVLGVGDPEDVVRPDGASAGDDLVMTTGPAAELTGLFATLFPEQLGLDAETVATAQERVDDIAAVADARAAFEAGGVTAMHDATEGGVAGGLTEMARGAGVRFEIEGDRVPSAPGVEAVCDAVELDPWTVTSAGTLLITVESGSGEAVAEAVRRNGTPAAVVGSVTDGEGVVVDGEAIEPPDGDPAWEVFDRFS
- a CDS encoding J domain-containing protein; the encoded protein is MHAQPTFYDVLDVSPDASREEIRAAYREKAKETHPDVSDAPDAETQFRRVTRAKEVLTDPEERARYDRLGHRQYVDGSGWADESGGSDPTDHSSRRDADRTATQSGGSGSADARGSTTASDTGGSAAADTAGTSDDGANGSTATEDATAQAADGATDWRQTGSQPGGASAGAATADGYATRTDYKEQSFDRVRVPLTPQSIIQVGTMFAFYPVFLFASLFPAFPALVNLVVGLCTLFVIAYLLSIPEVGMVVFGGWGLLAPAVLLALPAVGIVSLVGVVALTACWVPFGLSVLTRAALRT
- a CDS encoding 1,4-dihydroxy-2-naphthoyl-CoA synthase translates to MVSELFDDDRWEAVEEFDFEDITYHRAADTGAVRIAFDRPALRNAFRPPTVDELYVALDHAKRQTDVGCVLLTGNGPSPKDDGWAFCSGGDQTVRGPDGYQYDEEGKTGRLHILEVQRLIRFMPKPVICVVPGWAVGGGHSLHVVCDMTLASEEHAKFLQTDPDVASFDAGFGSALLAQQIGQKKAREVFFLGKTYDAEEAEEMGMVNEVVPHEELEEVALAWAEAINTKSPTAIRMLKYAFNLADDGLVGQQIFAGEATRLGYMTEEAQEGRDAFVEGREPDFSDFPWHY
- a CDS encoding sodium:proton antiporter, encoding MVETYFVGLVIVGIAIFAAVLLPRLLMDQPLSLPIIYVAAGFVLFSLPHGVGFPDPAGTPALAEHLTELVVIVSLIGAGLKIDRPFSWQGWGTTWRLLGITMVLTIAAAVVLGRGVLGLDIATAVLLGAVLAPTDPVLASDVDAGEPLTHVEKAEAERYDDVDPVHDGTDPDDDDAVEFDPTRVDHDEVAEPAEDPQERSVRFALTSEAGLNDGLAFPFTNLAILLAAAASPASFSWLGEWLGYHVAYEIVVGVVVGYALGYAAGLVVFRLPASSHVADAMAGAEALAATLVVYGVTELLGGYGFIAVFVAALVLRHFEWESDYHRTLHDFAVMVERLLMAVVLVLFGGAIAGGLLSPLTPVEIGLGLAMLLVVRPVAGLLGLLGSKLSWPARAVVASYGIRGIGSFYYLSYALNEATFAEMELVVAADRLWALVGFVVLSSVVLHGITASPVMRAFDRWEDRTATEPEHASD
- a CDS encoding 1,4-dihydroxy-2-naphthoate polyprenyltransferase codes for the protein MATADAEVSRTEAWLMAARPQTLPAGGAPVVVGTGLALHANVFAPVAAIAALLGALLLQVGTNFANDYYDAVKGTDSADREGFTRVTAGGLIEPARVKQAMAATYALAVVVGLYLVYVGGLPILVVGLSSIVAGVAYTGGPYPYGYRGLGDLFVFLYFGVIAVVGTYYVQAATSLPTVQPLAMGIPEGTVTAAALVASLPAAGLSTAILIANNIRDREEDADAGKRTLAVMFGYTFSRIEWLAMTGMAYVVPVLFALDPAFGLPALAPLVTLPLAVKVGATILDRTDGAALNPALERTGQLLAAHSALFAAGLALA
- the menC gene encoding o-succinylbenzoate synthase — translated: MDIEPYHLTLARPLSTARGEIEEREGFLVRIQYADQVGVGEAAPLPGWTESLETCREALEYAPELARDEDWGVTLGETSAPAARHALALALSDARAKLNNTPLYRYLGNERLVRRVPVNATVGDADAETTARLAVEAVENGFDCVKVKVGARSVEADADRLRRVREVVGDDVELRADANGAWDREQAENALDAVEPLDLEYVEQPMPAEEVAAHAGLRNGGNEVPIALDESLVERPVTDLLAAEAADYLVLKPMALGGPDRARNAARQARQAGVTPVISTTIDGVVARTAAVHVAAAVPEIPACGLATADWLADDLGPDPATVADGQIEVPQAKGLGVYLGDE